From one Humulus lupulus chromosome 8, drHumLupu1.1, whole genome shotgun sequence genomic stretch:
- the LOC133797410 gene encoding NDR1/HIN1-like protein 12, whose product MADEHAPEQQLPPQTQKMNNGKGPARTSDRRRALCSCVSVFLLLAGVTALTIWLVYRPYKPQFKVVGAAIYQLNTTSTSSSQMQQPPLVTTTMQFTVVTRNPNRRVSIYYDRLTAFLMYRNQAITPQVSLPPLYHARKSTVALSPILGGGQEVPVSVEVMNGLAVDEAYGVLGLRLVLLGRLRWKAGAIKTAHYGIYVKCDVLVGLKKGVMGQVPLLSAPGCNVDI is encoded by the coding sequence ATGGCAGATGAGCATGCCCCAGAACAACAACTCCCACCACAAACACAAAAAATGAACAACGGAAAAGGCCCCGCACGAACGAGCGACCGCCGCCGAGCCCTCTGCTCGTGCGTCTCCGTCTTCCTCCTCCTAGCCGGCGTCACCGCACTCACTATCTGGCTCGTCTACCGACCCTACAAACCACAATTCAAAGTCGTCGGCGCAGCCATCTACCAGCTCAACACGACGTCCACCTCCTCCTCCCAGATGCAGCAGCCGCCGCTAGTCACCACCACCATGCAATTTACCGTCGTTACGCGCAACCCCAACCGGCGCGTGTCCATTTACTACGACCGGCTGACCGCCTTCCTCATGTACAGGAACCAGGCCATCACGCCTCAGGTCTCGCTGCCGCCGCTCTACCACGCCAGGAAGAGCACAGTGGCGTTGTCGCCTATACTCGGCGGTGGACAGGAGGTGCCGGTGTCGGTGGAGGTGATGAATGGGTTGGCGGTGGACGAGGCTTACGGGGTTTTGGGGTTGAGGCTGGTTTTGTTGGGGAGGCTTAGATGGAAGGCCGGGGCCATTAAGACTGCTCATTATGGTATTTATGTCAAGTGTGATGTTTTGGTGGGTTTGAAGAAAGGTGTTATGGGCCAAGTCCCTCTTCTCAGTGCTCCTGGGTGTAATGTTGATATTTGA
- the LOC133797411 gene encoding two-component response regulator-like PRR95 yields the protein MGEVVVNSEEVMAVEVEAEKRDHNDEKDEEEEENDGSKEVVRWESYLPRMVFRVLLVEADDSTRQIVTALLRKCGYKVSAVTDGLKAWETLKERARNIDLILTEMELPSISGFALLSLVTEHEVCKNIPVIMMSSQDSVSMVFKCMLKGAADYLIKPLRRNELRNLWQHVWRKRTLPKNTTAPQHGVEPASEINTASNQSSDYVVSIKNIKECSEKGSDSQGSCTMPHLEAKSEHVPTMQDISQMSRSAAKVDRNNVQSHEDCTKLNKESVIHANKTGDKSNIFKPEVVSCNGAFQPTVLGLKEEYIGNKRRKLDETSRPENCEVNANANIQSCCDELLKPSCGAIDLIGTFDDHPRWTNKSDDRCISSSEYPPQLELSLRGLFLSSSNSQGTGERPKLNHSNASAFSWYGNSNTLRPLFPNGQTTPEDGPKKSPELIFTPSFRNSTVSSQQHAATRSYCHYEMPASVAGQSGHTVPVSFPSTQLGTSPDNGLNYENSGYNQLFPSFYTQSSVSSMWGPISENQQEKSPFAANTASHSDPEIQHSEQGYQLSEEATHKSADQTKHDQKELDLVEEVKPSSFAADQCHGGSFCYGVGDQINSDDHGSSCGRSDGYTNSSSGADEKTTASRGLNDNGHFVYDSFRGMDFHRISQREAALIKFRMKRKDRCFEKKVRYQSRKRLAEQRPRVKGQFVRQGQTDPPTANST from the exons ATGGGTGAAGTAGTCGTGAATAGTGAAGAGGTTATGGCGGTGGAGGTTGAAGCAGAGAAACGAGAccataatgatgagaaggatgaagaagaagaagaaaatgacggATCCAAGGAGGTAGTGAGGTGGGAGAGTTATCTTCCCAGAATGGTGTTTAGAGTTCTTTTGGTTGAAGCCGATGACTCCACGCGTCAGATTGTGACAGCCCTTCTTCGAAAATGCGGTTATAAAG TTTCTGCAGTAACTGATGGACTAAAAGCATGGGAGACATTAAAGGAGAGGGCTCGAAACATAGATCTCATACTTACTGAAATGGAATTGCCATCAATATCTGGATTTGCACTTCTTTCGTTAGTCACGGAGCATGAAGTTTGCAAAAACATACCTGTCATAA TGATGTCCTCTCAAGATTCAGTTAGCATGGTTTTCAAGTGCATGTTAAAAGGAGCTGCCGACTATCTAATCAAGCCTCTTAGGAGGAATGAACTAAGGAACCTATGGCAGCATGTATGGAGAAAGCGCACT CTTCCTAAGAACACGACAGCTCCTCAACATGGAGTGGAGCCTGCTTCTGAAATTAATACAGCGAGCAATCAGTCAAGTGATTATGTAGTTTCTATAAAGAACATTAAGGAATGCAGTGAGAAAGGGAGTGATTCCCAA GGCTCTTGTACAATGCCTCACTTGGAAGCTAAGAGTGAGCACGTCCCAACTATGCAAGATATTTCACAGATGAGTAGGAGTGCTGCTAAAGTGGACAGAAACAATGTACAGAGTCATGAAGATTGTACTAAGTTGAATAAAGAATCAGTTATCCATGCAAACAAGACAGGAG ATAAGTCGAACATTTTTAAACCAGAGGTTGTATCCTGCAATGGAGCTTTTCAGCCAACTGTCTTGGGATTAAAGGAAGAGTACATTGGCAATAAAAGAAGGAAGCTAGATGAAACTTCCCGACCAGAAAATTGTGAAGTCAATGCTAATGCCAATATTCAGAGTTGTTGTGACGAACTTCTTAAACCATCTTGTGGAGCTATTGACTTGATCGGTACATTTGATGATCACCCAAGGTGGACTAATAAATCCGATGATAGGTGCATAAGCAGCTCTGAGTATCCTCCGCAGCTGGAACTTTCTTTGAGAGGACTTTTTCTAAGCAGCTCGAATAGCCAAGGTACTGGTGAAAGACCAAAACTGAACCATTCTAATGCCTCTGCATTTTCATG GTACGGTAATAGCAATACATTGCGACCCCTTTTTCCCAACGGTCAAACTACCCCAGAGGATGGTCCAAAGAAATCTCCTGAGTTAATTTTCACTCCATCTTTTCGAAACTCTACTGTTTCTTCTCAACAGCATGCTGCCACAAGGAGCTACTGTCACTACGAAATGCCTGCTTCGGTTGCTGGGCAATCTGGGCATACTGTGCCGGTATCCTTCCCCAGTACTCAACTTGGAACGAGTCCAGATAATGGTCTAAATTATGAaaattctggatataaccagttATTCCCATCCTTTTATACACAATCAAGTGTATCCTCTATGTGGGGTCCCATTTCGGAAAACCAGCAAGAGAAGTCCCCATTTGCTGCAAATACCGCAAGTCATTCTGATCCTGAAATTCAACACTCGGAACAAGGCTACCAACTTTCTGAAGAAGCAACTCATAAATCTGCTGATCAAACCAAGCACGACCAGAAAGAGTTGGATCTTGTGGAGGAAGTGAAGCCTAGTTCTTTTGCTGCTGATCAGTGCCATGGTGGTAGTTTTTGCTATGGTGTGGGAGATCAAATTAATAGCGATGACCATGGGAGCTCTTGTGGTAGAAGCGATGGATACACCAATTCCTCTTCTGGGGCTGATGAGAAAACCACAGCTTCTCGGGGTCTGAACGACAATGGACATTTTGTTTATGATAGTTTTAGAGGGATGGATTTCCATCGCATCAGTCAGAGGGAAGCAGCTTTAATCAAATTTCGAATGAAACGAAAAGATCGTTGCTTTGAGAAAAAG GTTCGATATCAAAGCAGGAAAAGACTGGCAGAACAGAGGCCCCGAGTGAAAGGACAATTTGTTCGTCAGGGACAAACTGACCCTCCAACGGCTAATAGTACGTGA